In the Quercus lobata isolate SW786 chromosome 5, ValleyOak3.0 Primary Assembly, whole genome shotgun sequence genome, one interval contains:
- the LOC115989841 gene encoding protein ANTAGONIST OF LIKE HETEROCHROMATIN PROTEIN 1-like, with translation MDNPSLPAAIMGAATSVIALGVVLLKGLRSRRIMPREPHVNREYERETYMNDILCRGDMRCLHHIRMRPIAFYALCKILSENNLLQETIHMSIKEQVLIFLHTIGHDVRFRVVGGRFYRSVETVHRYFRHVLRAILQLYKHMIREPDKDTPLEIRNSSRFNSYFKDCVGAIDGTHVRASVPIQIQGRFRGRKDGTTQNVLAAATFGLKFTYVLAGWEGSAHDSRVLNDALSRPRGLKIPEGKYYLGDAGYGVRKGIISPYRGVRYHLKEFSDNPPRNDKELFNLRHSSLRTSIERCFGVLKKRFRVLDAEPFWSFPTQVDVVLACCIIHNHIIGVDPLDSIMNNGLCGSPLANDSTSRRVQQSQREVQEENREWVQIRDDICRNMWEDYNAMEIAMGNKKDTQKVKDTKTNFRWSQPMQNLLLEILADEALHGNKQSNTFKHASYAKVAEAIIEKFMTECTPKHVEHRFKTLKTN, from the exons ATGGATAACCCATCACTTCCTGCTGCCATAATGGGGGCAGCTACATCTGTTATTGCTTTGGGTGTCGTTCTTTTGAAAGGACTAAGATCTAGAAGAATTATGCCTAGAGAACCTCATGTTAATCGAGAGTATGAAAGAGAGACATATATGAATGATATTCTTTGTAGAGGTGATATGCGTTGTCTCCATCATATAAGGATGAGACCTATTGCTTTTTATGCGCTATGCAAAATTTTGAGTGAGAATAATCTACTTCAAGAGACCATTCATATGTCCATTAAAGAAcaagtgttaatttttttacacaCTATTGGACATGATGTGAGGTTTCGAGTTGTTGGTGGGAGGTTTTATAGATCAGTTGAGACAGTGCACCGATACTTTAGGCATGTCCTTAGAGCTATTTTGCAATTATACAAACACATGATTAGAGAGCCTGACAAAGATACACCCTTGGAGATAAGAAATAGCAGCAGGTTTAACTCCTATTTTAAG GATTGTGTGGGAGCTATTGATGGAACTCATGTTCGTGCATCTGTTCCAATTCAAATACAAGGAAGGTTTCGCGGCAGAAAGGATGGAACAACACAAAATGTCCTCGCTGCTGCTACCTTTGGCTTAAAATTCACTTATGTATTAGCTGGTTGGGAAGGAAGTGCCCATGATTCACGTGTCTTAAATGATGCACTCTCTAGGCCAAGAGGATTAAAAATTCCTGAAG gtaaatattatcttggtgATGCTGGTTATGGAGTTCGGAAAGGAATTATATCCCCTTATCGTGGTGTTCGTTACCATTTGAAAGAGTTTAGTGATAACCCACCAAGAAATGACAAAGAATTATTCAATCTTCGCCATTCTTCTTTACGCACTAGCATTGAGCGttgttttggggttttgaaGAAACGTTTCCGTGTGTTAGATGCAGAACCTTTTTGGTCATTCCCAACACAAGTGGATGTAGTCTTAGCTTGTTGCATAATTCACAATCATATCATAGGAGTTGACCCTTTAGACTCAATTATGAACAATGGGCTTTGTGGTAGTCCACTTGCAAATGACAGTACAAGTAGAAGAGTCCAACAATCACAAAGGGAAGTCcaagaagaaaatagagaatggGTTCAAATACGAGATGATATCTGTCGTAATATGTGGGAGGATTATAATGCTATGGA AATTGCAATGGGAAATAAAAAGGATACTCAGAAGGTCAAGGACACCAAGACCAACTTCAGGTGGTCACAACCAATGCAGAATTTATTACTTGAGATACTTGCAGATGAGGCTCTTCATGGAAACAAGCAATCCAACACATTTAAACATGCATCATATGCTAAAGTAGCTGAAGCAATTATTGAGAAATTTATGACTGAATGTACTCCAAAGCATGTGGAACATCGCTTTAAAACACTTAAAACCAATTAG
- the LOC115989170 gene encoding uncharacterized protein LOC115989170, producing the protein MEIFPPGLRTVVKEWQIQAMVLVSLSLQIILVLMGNSRKYSTSNKLSFILWVAYLSADWSATVSLSVLSNNAGTIGDDAIDPKFVITAFWAPFFLLHLGGPDTITAYSLEDNELWRRHSLTLVIQVGVAMYVFLRAWTKTALNFLAVPMFIPGIIKIWERVWVLRSASSENFKASMLGRPDPGPNYARYMEEYSSKKDEGYDVTSDTFGEVPVVGDIYFTAPENVMIEDASTLQDSYVFFKTFKQLFADLILSVQDKVNSQSFFQKVSFDEAFKVIEVELGFMFDVFYTKAFKVYSRKGCFLRFISFSCTLSVLLAFLIIEKHAFSTADIVITYVLLVGGIFLEIYAVSVLLNSDWTMLWLSRHKNSAVDLFYRVISSFPLSGNKRWSSTMGQYNLISYCLEEKPAKCSVIEKFLCMYELLEKYRYQDSAEVSSYLKKLIFEHLLKKSKSVLESDLDACKKLCASRGDRVLDNAKCPDCSSREKHNTLKERIEVCDQVSKRAKCLHELGEENDKTIKDSVTKDFDQSILLWHIATNLCYQYDRNTSPNSVQCPNCEASKLLSEYMLYLLVMRPSMLPNGIEQIRFQDTCAEAKEFFKERKSLCDMDQARIILLDVSTEIAPSKVKGDRSKSVLFEGCRLAKSLQFLEVDKKWELVSDVWVEMLCHAASKCRWNHHAQQLTRGGELVTHVWLLMAHLGITEQFQISKGHARTRLSVH; encoded by the coding sequence ATGGAGATTTTCCCACCAGGACTGAGAACAGTTGTGAAAGAATGGCAGATACAGGCTATGGTTTTGGTTAGCCTTAGCTTACAAATCATCCTTGTTTTGATGGGCAATTCGAGAAAGTATTCGACCAGTAACAAGCTCAGCTTCATTCTATGGGTTGCCTACCTGTCTGCAGACTGGTCCGCAACAGTCTCCCTGAGTGTACTTTCTAACAACGCAGGAACTATAGGAGATGATGCCATAGACCCAAAATTTGTAATAACAGCATTCTGGGctcctttttttctccttcacCTTGGCGGTCCAGACACCATTACTGCCTACTCCTTGGAAGACAACGAGTTATGGCGGAGGCACTCTCTAACACTAGTTATCCAGGTGGGAGTGGCTATGTACGTCTTCCTCAGAGCCTGGACCAAAACGGCCCTGAATTTTCTGGCAGTTCCAATGTTTATTCCGGGGATTATAAAGATATGGGAGAGAGTTTGGGTACTGAGATCTGCTAGCAGTGAAAATTTTAAGGCATCCATGCTCGGTCGTCCTGATCCGGGTCCCAATTATGCCAGATACATGGAAGAATACAGCTCAAAGAAGGATGAAGGGTATGACGTTACATCAGATACATTCGGTGAAGTTCCTGTTGTAGGGGATATCTACTTTACAGCCCCTGAAAACGTTATGATTGAAGATGCCTCCACTCTACAAGATTCCTATGTTTTCTTCAAAACTTTCAAACAGCTATTTGCAGATCTCATCCTCAGCGTCCAAGATAAGGTGAACAGTCAATCCTTCTTTCAGAAAGTATCCTTTGATGAAGCATTCAAAGTGATTGAGGTTGAGCTAGGATTCATGTTCGATGTGTTTTATACCAAGGCCTTCAAGGTATATTCTCGAAAGGGTTGTTTTCTGCGTTTCATCAGTTTCTCTTGTACCCTGTCTGTACTGTTGGCTTTCTTGATCATTGAGAAGCACGCCTTCTCGACAGCGGACATAGTTATCACTTATGTACTGCTGGTTGGAGGCATATTCTTAGAGATATATGCAGTGTCAGTACTACTTAACTCAGACTGGACTATGCTTTGGCTGAGTAGGCACAAGAATTCTGCTGTGGATCTCTTTTATAGAGTTATTTCATCATTTCCGTTGTCTGGAAACAAAAGGTGGTCTAGTACCATGGGGCAATACAACTTAATAAGCTATTGCCTTGAAGAGAAACCAGCGAAGTGCAGTGTTATCGAAAAGTTCTTATGCATGTATGAGTTGCTAGAGAAGTATCGATACCAAGATTCAGCGGAGGTTTCTAGTTAtttgaagaaattgatatttgagCACCTTCTCAAGAAATCAAAGAGCGTCCTAGAATCAGATCTCGACGCATGCAAGAAATTATGTGCATCTAGGGGTGACCGGGTTCTTGATAATGCAAAATGCCCTGATTGCAGCAGCAGGGAAAAGCATAATACACTCAAGGAGAGAATTGAGGTTTGCGACCAGGTTTCTAAGAGAGCAAAATGCCTCCACGAACTAGGcgaagaaaatgataaaacaatcaAAGACAGCGTAACAAAAGACTTTGACCAAAGCATTCTTCTCTGGCACATTGCAACAAACCTCTGTTATCAATATGATCGGAACACATCCCCAAACTCGGTTCAATGTCCAAATTGTGAAGCCAGCAAGTTGTTATCAGAGTATATGTTGTATCTTCTGGTCATGCGTCCTTCCATGCTGCCCAATGGGATTGAACAAATCAGGTTCCAAGACACTTGTGCCGAGGCCAaggaattttttaaagaaagaaaatctctATGTGATATGGATCAAGCTCGCATAATCTTACTTGATGTGAGCACCGAAATTGCTCCATCTAAGGTGAAAGGAGATAGAAGCAAGTCAGTGTTATTTGAAGGATGTCGGCTTGCTAAATCATTGCAGTTCTTGGAAGTTGACAAGAAGTGGGAATTGGTAAGTGATGTATGGGTGGAAATGCTATGTCATGCGGCGAGTAAGTGTCGATGGAACCATCATGCTCAACAACTCACTCGAGGTGGAGAGCTAGTCACTCATGTCTGGCTTCTTATGGCCCATCTTGGTATAACTGAGCAGTTCCAAATTTCAAAGGGCCATGCAAGAACTAGGTTGAGTGTGCATTGA
- the LOC115989285 gene encoding probable disease resistance protein At1g58602 produces MSTLFAISISKHFYVHVVPIVCEFFRTIPDRFQNFPLRYLSVVLGLAYLAIILFSYRRFQPLKERYKGLRMHYKLLNALVEDVNHVSKMGKEIDEKAHQHWDSQLRPGGTVQLSADGRAWVTELKEVVRNAESCHNDYDRLCERRQFLKLLYSSLMDFRKIGDFRATMNGARDRIHGLYRKSYDQIYESLERSRSNVRSLQDRPIILEKKPCPYNPDVRLQSTQSIEVKLKGAIHGKLQELDRDRKEDIQYNIEFPLKLLLAFLEDLRGLRMESQTEKAWVENAEDLILELQHDMDHILKTANRMRWLFYLGNWIARGQIKKWYYCYRGLLSFLIYGKNYRYTFKFVRRDSSKSVNDSRKKKQTRTFSSQATTNDDTGISSRLSGFGKKLEQEQGMDEFKQLLDNFKRLQGSIKETKGVEGTEHSRKAWTDQLSTIFQDAEKSFNAYRESKPSDWSENPNKTDFRSKLKPEVDRFHNALYFLQTCISVFRIEVRKENNWVVGLEKDIHNVVSELITNSENGSTYFIVGMKGIGKTTLATMVYYHGEIQKHFKFRYWVPVDDIVDEDKNVLPEKLRKYIMDPPATKKEGKEKEEGTNKKGKEKDYKRDEVKHFLKDKKYLVVLDNISSVGAWGSVKAAFPDSTNGSRIVVTTRVKSVASHAGQNSRDLYKLPLRTKDESMKLFEQMVNLPSEPSNERELFPKDVRSLANEVVGRCGGLPHSILRVGYLLSGGQVTSEEFSRVLEIMDHNETSWSETLPSNDENDFPQDLVKCLSYFGLFPRGSQIPARRLVALWVAEELAVAQQIGDEKKPPEFIAKKYLDDLISLNLVQVVERKPNGKTKTCGFPSALREQWLRLDPNSSLDRCLVYHFDENDKIGTQSLLRSCRNPRSILFFDTREGIKPGEDIGQFLRMGIASGHLLQLKVLDLEFVFRPRLPNAIKKLIHLTYLGLRWTYLEKIPASIGNLTNLQTLDVKHTYIRELPSSIWKLQNLQHLYINQIYRSRILDQPSENSLKNLQTLQGAFVDKDSPLKYGLRRFTNLRKLALAFQLNLSQQTTLAESLLQLKQLQNLKLKSIDEMGRPKDLKATFLSKFDNLSNLFLFGKFETISINGLPGSLTDLTLSASGLSEDPMQELGKLLKLKSLSLYSGSYTGKKMSCSKEGFPELQVLNFWMLRELEEWKVEEHSMPKLKQLEIRSCKSLKVLTGLRNLKALGKLRLKDMPVEVTEKIEQTNERSDIAHFPFVIID; encoded by the coding sequence ATGTCCACTTTGTTTGCAATTTCCATATCTAAGCACTTTTATGTCCATGTTGTTCCTATTGTCTGTGAATTCTTTCGTACAATTCCTGACCGTTTCCAAAATTTTCCCCTTCGATATTTGTCCGTAGTCCTTGGGCTAGCGTACTTGGCTATCATCTTGTTTAGTTACAGAAGGTTTCAACCGTTGAAGGAGCGGTACAAGGGGCTTAGAATGCATTACAAGCTTTTGAATGCTCTCGTAGAAGATGTAAACCACGTTTCAAAAATGGGGAAAGAGATAGATGAGAAAGCCCATCAGCATTGGGATTCACAACTGAGACCAGGAGGGACTGTGCAACTAAGTGCTGATGGGAGAGCATGGGTGACTGAACTCAAAGAAGTGGTTCGCAACGCAGAGTCTTGCCACAATGACTACGATAGATTGTGTGAAAGAAGGCAATTTCTGAAGTTGTTATACTCCAGTTTAATGGATTTCAGAAAAATTGGTGACTTCCGCGCAACAATGAATGGAGCTAGGGATCGTATACATGGTCTTTACCGGAAGTCATATGATCAGATCTATGAATCACTAGAGCGTTCAAGGTCTAACGTAAGAAGCCTGCAGGACAGACCAataatattggaaaaaaaaCCCTGCCCTTATAATCCAGATGTGCGACTGCAATCAACTCAGTCTATAGAAGTGAAATTGAAAGGCGCAATTCATGGAAAGCTGCAGGAATTAGATCGTGACAGGAAAGAGGACATACAATACAACATTGAGTTTCCGCTGAAGCTACTGCTTGCTTTCTTGGAAGATTTACGCGGGCTTAGAATGGAAAGTCAGACGGAGAAGGCCTGGGTGGAGAATGCTGAGGATCTCATTCTGGAGCTACAACATGACATGGACCATATACTGAAAACAGCAAATCGTATGAGGTGGCTCTTTTATTTGGGTAATTGGATAGCAAGGGGTCAGATAAAGAAGTGGTATTACTGCTATCGTGGATTGCTAAGTTTCCTCATTTACGGCAAGAATTACAGATATACATTCAAATTTGTCAGAAGAGATTCATCAAAATCCGTCAATGATTCTCGCAAAAAAAAGCAGACACGTACGTTTTCATCACAGGCCACAACAAACGATGACACGGGTATTTCTTCTCGTCTAAGCGGCTTTGGCAAAAAGCTCGAACAGGAGCAAGGCATGGATGAATTCAAACAACTACTAGATAATTTCAAGAGACTACAAGGCTCTATCAAGGAGACAAAAGGAGTTGAAGGCACAGAGCATTCAAGAAAAGCATGGACAGATCAGCTGAGTACAATTTTCCAAGATGCAGAGAAATCTTTCAATGCCTACCGAGAAAGTAAACCCTCCGACTGGAGCGAAAATCCTAACAAGACAGATTTTCGATCAAAGTTGAAACCAGAAGTTGATCGATTCCACAACGCTCTCTACTTTTTGCAGACATGCATAAGCGTTTTTCGCATTGAAGTAAGGAAAGAGAATAACTGGGTAGTCGGCCTGGAAAAAGACATACATAATGTAGTCTCAGAGCTCATCACCAACAGTGAGAATGGCTCCACGTATTTTATTGTGGGGATGAAGGGCATCGGAAAGACAACACTGGCAACTATGGTTTATTACCACGGAGAGATTCAGAAGCATTTTAAATTCAGATATTGGGTGCCTGTAGATGATATAGTGGACGAGGATAAGAATGTACTCCCGGAAAAATTACGAAAATACATCATGGATCCTCCTGCGACTAAGAAGGAAGGGAAGGAAAAAGAGGAAGGGACTAATAAGAAAGGGAAGGAAAAAGATTACAAGCGCGATGAGGTTAAACATTTCTTGAAGGATAAGAAGTACCTCGTGGTTCTGGACAACATCTCGTCAGTGGGAGCGTGGGGTAGTGTAAAAGCAGCATTCCCGGATAGCACAAATGGGAGCAGAATTGTGGTCACCACACGAGTCAAGAGTGTAGCTTCACATGCTGGCCAAAATAGCAGGGATCTCTACAAACTTCCGCTACGAACCAAAGACGAGAGCATGAAGTTGTTTGAACAGATGGTGAACCTTCCCTCTGAACCTTCTAATGAGCGTGAACTCTTTCCGAAAGATGTGAGAAGTCTCGCAAATGAAGTTGTAGGAAGATGTGGAGGCTTGCCGCACTCCATTTTACGTGTTGGGTATCTATTGTCTGGGGGACAGGTGACTTCTGAGGAGTTTTCCAGGGTGCTTGAGATAATGGATCATAACGAAACATCATGGTCCGAAACCTTGCCTTCAAATGATGAAAATGATTTTCCACAGGATCTAGTGAAATGTCTTTCTTACTTTGGACTCTTCCCCAGAGGCTCTCAAATTCCTGCAAGGAGATTAGTAGCTTTGTGGGTTGCAGAAGAGTTGGCAGTGGCACAACAAATTGGTGATGAGAAAAAGCCCCCTGAATTTATTGCAAAGAAATATTTGGACGATTTGATAAGCCTCAACTTGGTACAAGTAGTGGAAAGAAAGCCTAACGGGAAGACCAAGACATGTGGCTTCCCTAGTGCTCTGCGAGAACAATGGTTGCGACTGGATCCAAATTCAAGCTTAGATCGGTGTCTTGTTTATCATTTTgatgaaaatgataaaattggAACACAAAGTTTATTGCGAAGCTGTAGAAATCCCCGCTCCATTCTCTTCTTTGATACTCGAGAAGGAATTAAACCTGGAGAAGATATAGGTCAATTCCTTCGTATGGGCATTGCAAGTGGGCATCTATTACAGTTAAAGGTTCTTGATCTTGAATTTGTTTTCAGACCTCGATTGCCGAATGctataaaaaagttaattcatTTAACATATCTTGGCTTGAGGTGGACTTACCTAGAAAAGATCCCAGCATCAATTGGCAACTTAACCAATCTCCAAACTCTGGATGTGAAGCATACTTATATCCGTGAACTCCCTAGTTCAATATGGAAATTGCAGAATCTTCAGCATCTATACATAAACCAGATTTATCGAAGCCGAATTTTGGATCAACCAAGTGAGAATTCTCTAAAAAATCTCCAAACGTTGCAGGGTGCATTTGTAGATAAGGATAGTCCTTTGAAGTATGGCCTCCGTAGGTTTACCAACCTTAGAAAATTGGCACTAGCATTCCAGTTGAACTTGTCACAGCAAACCACATTGGCGGAGAGTCTTTTGCAATTGAAGcaacttcaaaatttgaaactgaAATCAATTGATGAAATGGGCCGACCAAAAGATCTAAAGGCGACGTTCTTGTCAAAGTTTGACAATCTTTCTAACCTATTTTTGTTTGGAAAGTTTGAGACTATATCTATTAATGGACTCCCAGGAAGCCTGACTGACCTTACATTATCTGCCTCTGGACTTTCAGAAGATCCAATGCAAGAGCTAGGGAAGCTTCTTAAACTTAAATCTCTCAGTTTGTACTCTGGTTCTTATACTGGGAAAAAAATGTCTTGCTCCAAGGAAGGCTTTCCCGAGCTTCAAGTTCTGAACTTCTGGATGCTTCGGGAGCTGGAAGAATGGAAAGTGGAGGAACATTCAATGCCGAAGCTCAAGCAGTTGGAGATTCGTTCCTGCAAAAGTTTGAAGGTCCTAACTGGGTTGAGGAATCTAAAGGCACTCGGTAAATTGAGGTTAAAGGATATGCCTGTGGAAGTCACAGAAAAAATTGAGCAAACCAATGAGCGCAGTGATATTGCTCACTTTCCTTTCGTGATTATTGATTAG